In Desulfocurvus vexinensis DSM 17965, a genomic segment contains:
- a CDS encoding EAL domain-containing protein: protein MQPLALDYQTLAREDRIVTLFQPMVSIKGKSVVAVEALSRGLLPDLHVSIPPDVLFPLATTPARRLALDRLCRQLAMRRFAPVHAQCKDLLLSVNLDMSLINRNILGSGKFLEATQAAGLNPGNVVIEIIESKVQDTEVLTRFIETYRAHGFLIALDDIGTGHSNLDRVSQIKPDIIKIDKGLIRDIHCEYHKFEIAKALVRLSRNIGAMVVAEGVEQEAEVLELMGLGVDIFQGFYFARPAPLDAAPPPTPRRVASVARNFRRRVIETINEKKALHETYDRALREIVAALGTQAPRGFNRALLDLIHSHEDIECMYVLNCAGRQVSATVCNPYAVSEARRFIYRPAPRGTDHSLKEYFLPLSAGLEKYTTEPYISLASGSLCTTISVRFGDRAGRAFILCVDISVKR, encoded by the coding sequence ATGCAGCCCCTCGCACTCGACTACCAGACCCTGGCCCGCGAAGACCGCATCGTCACGCTTTTCCAGCCCATGGTGTCCATCAAGGGCAAGAGCGTGGTGGCCGTGGAGGCCCTGTCCCGGGGCCTTTTGCCCGACCTGCACGTCAGCATCCCGCCCGATGTGCTCTTTCCTCTGGCCACAACCCCCGCCCGGCGCCTGGCGCTGGACCGGCTGTGCCGCCAGCTGGCCATGCGCCGCTTCGCCCCGGTGCATGCCCAGTGCAAGGACCTGCTGCTGTCGGTGAACCTGGACATGTCGCTGATCAACAGGAACATCCTGGGCTCGGGCAAGTTCCTGGAGGCCACCCAGGCCGCGGGCCTGAACCCGGGCAACGTGGTCATCGAAATCATCGAGTCCAAGGTCCAGGACACGGAAGTGCTGACCCGTTTCATCGAGACCTACCGGGCCCACGGCTTCCTCATCGCCCTGGACGACATCGGCACCGGGCATTCCAACCTCGACCGCGTCTCGCAGATCAAGCCCGACATCATCAAGATCGACAAGGGCCTGATCCGCGACATCCACTGCGAGTACCACAAGTTCGAGATCGCCAAAGCCCTGGTGCGCTTGTCGCGCAACATCGGGGCCATGGTCGTGGCCGAGGGCGTGGAGCAGGAGGCCGAGGTGCTCGAACTCATGGGCCTGGGGGTGGACATCTTCCAGGGCTTCTATTTCGCCCGGCCCGCGCCCCTGGACGCCGCGCCGCCGCCCACACCGCGCCGGGTGGCCTCCGTGGCCCGCAACTTCCGGCGCCGCGTCATCGAGACCATCAACGAGAAAAAGGCCCTGCACGAAACCTACGACCGGGCCCTGCGCGAGATCGTCGCCGCCCTGGGCACCCAGGCGCCCCGGGGCTTCAACCGCGCCCTGCTGGACCTCATCCACTCCCACGAGGACATCGAGTGCATGTATGTGCTCAACTGCGCGGGGCGTCAGGTCAGCGCGACCGTCTGCAACCCCTACGCCGTGAGCGAGGCCCGGCGCTTCATCTACCGCCCCGCCCCGCGCGGCACCGACCACTCCCTCAAGGAATACTTCCTGCCCCTGTCCGCCGGGCTCGAAAAGTACACCACCGAGCCCTACATCTCCCTGGCCAGCGGCAGCCTGTGCACGACCATCTCGGTGCGCTTCGGCGACCGGGCCGGGCGGGCCTTCATCCTGTGCGTCGACATCAGCGTGAAACGGTGA